In the Colletotrichum lupini chromosome 1, complete sequence genome, one interval contains:
- a CDS encoding cytochrome P450, with protein sequence MPHRIRSIHPNIETGLLIPRVPPPRPFSLRFVILNGQAPSHDNTTSVKMHGITETILETFAQHWLSIGLSLIVAWLVKNRYNNGLNKYPGPFLASLTDWWRFFDVKGCRPEVTHQKLHAKYGDVVRLGPNTLSFADPAALKSIYGLNKGFVKSDFYIVQQSIAKGFRLESLFSTTNNDFHSQFRRCVNSAFSMSALVQYEPFVDNTTKLFLSQTEKLFAGNPEGCDFTTWLQFYAFDVIGEITYSKRHGFIEKNEDIDGIVAYLGKLFLYVAPIGQIPFLDLLLLKNPIYLKLSQWGFIDATFPVARFARDRMAERLPELDGKEPLLPVTSGKKLAEQPDLLSKFLAAREARPEFMSDILVQTMAVSMAFAGSETTAISLAAVFYYLLRTPTALTRLRDELDTFAREGGFSDNETGLVTWTEAQKLVYLDACVKEAFRMHPAAGLPLERIVPDQGAEIAGHFVKGGTIVGCSAWIIHRRPEIWGEDVDTYRPERWLPEEGKDAAAEEKRIKEMNGHMFQFGMGSRTCIGKNISLLEIYKVIPSLLRRFDISFKDPSQEWELVNAWFVKQNNFQAKFSRRDIITKDSANEKVES encoded by the exons ATGCCCCATAGGATCCGGTCGATACATCCCAACATAGAAACTGG TCTTCTTATACCGAGGGTGCCGCCACCAAGACCTTTCTCGCTGCGTTTTGTCATACTCAACGGCCAAGCTCCGTCTCATGACAACACAACCTCAGTCAAGATGCACGGCATTACAGAAACGATACTAGAGACGTTCGCACAGCACTGGCTCTCAATAGGCCTGTCACTTATTGTAGCCTGGCTGGTGAAGAACCGCTATAACAATGGCCTCAACAAGTACCCAGGACCCTTCCTGGCCTCATTGACAGACTGGTGGCGCTTCTTCGATGTAAAGGGTTGCCGTCCAGAGGTTACACATCAAAAGTTGCACGCAAAATATGGTGACGTCGTCCGTCTCGGCCCCAACACTCTCTCCTTTGCCGACCCAGCTGCTTTGAAGAGCATCTACGGCCTGAACAAGGGCTTCGTAAAG TCCGACTTTTACATCGTCCAACAGTCTATTGCCAAGGGCTTCAGGCTCGAGTCCCTTTTTAGCACGACAAACAATGACTTCCACTCTCAGTTCCGCCGTTGCGTCAACTCGGCCTTCTCCATGTCTGCCTTGGTCCAGTATGAACCCTTTGTCGACAACACGACGAAGCTCTTCCTCTCTCAGACGGAGAAGCTGTTTGCTGGAAACCCCGAGGGATGTGACTTCACCACGTGGTTGCAGTTCTACGCATTCGACGTCATTGGAGAGATCACCTACAGCAAGCGCCACGGCTTCATCGAGAAGAATGAGGACATTGATGGAATTGTGGCCTACCTGGGCAAGCTGTTCCTCTATGTCGCACCG ATTGGCCAAATCCCCTTCCTCGATCTCCTGCTCCTCAAGAACCCAATCTACCTGAAGCTCTCCCAATGGGGCTTCATCGACGCCACCTTCCCCGTAGCCCGCTTCGCCCGCGACCGCATGGCCGAGCGCCTCCCCGAGCTCGACGGCAAGGAACCCCTCCTCCCCGTCACCTCGGGCAAGAAGCTCGCCGAGCAGCCCGACCTCCTCTCCAAGTTCCTGGCCGCGCGCGAGGCCCGTCCCGAGTTCATGTCCGACATCCTCGTCCAGACCATGGCCGTCAGCATGGCCTTTGCCGGCTCCGAGACCACCGCCATCAGCCTGGCTGCCGTCTTCTACTACCTTCTCCGGACTCCGACGGCGCTGACGCGGTTGAGGGACGAGCTGGATACGTTTGCGCGGGAGGGCGGCTTCAGTGATAACGAGACGGGACTGGTGACGTGGACTGAGGCCCAGAAGCTCGTGTATCTCGATGCATGTGTCAAGGAGGCCTTCCGCATGCACCCGGCCGCCGGTCTGCCGCTGGAGCGCATCGTCCCTGACCAGGGCGCCGAGATTGCGGGCCACTTTGTCAAGGGCGGCACGATTGTGGGCTGTAGCGCGTGGATTATTCACCGCCGACCAGAGATTTGGGGTGAGGATGTCGACACCTACCGCCCAGAGCGTTGGTTGCCGGAGGAGGGCAAGGATGCCGCGGCGGAGGAGAAGAGGATCAAGGAGATGAACGGGCACATGTTCCAGTTCGGCATGGGCAGCCGGACGTGTATCGGAAAGAACATTAGTCTGTTGGAGATTTACAAGGTCATTCCGAGCTTGCTCAGGAGATTCGAC ATCTCCTTCAAGGACCCGAGCCAAGAGTGGGAGCTGGTCAACGCGTGGTTCGTCAAGCAGAACAACTTCCAGGCCAAGTTTTCCAGGAGGGATATCATTACCAAAGACAGTGCCAACGAGAAGGTTGAGTCATAG
- a CDS encoding phosphotyrosyl phosphate activator protein: MQSVIESGPKAMSDEAKEASIMAEQPLPSHHFEAYPRWGLTLFKQHTDSSSMEVHVKHRRVPTQIAIQLHCVSPITYRTLISFCSSHSFIGLFQLKWSLLSTWQQLETIVPIVHDAAQQLEATGPQPFIFCRSFFWPWTYGGDRIRFVPTRFLARRAKTVMGSARKNEAVLAGVGVEVPGNSNLQLQSRFLAFSDISEWKKSSNGVGNFSFGEACICYHGRFFTSSYRRTAPSPKMRFSVGIAFLLGQAMASPHSLQQLQQRQDKKDCPPIHIFGARETTAPPGFGAAAGIVDDLTKANQGATNEAINYPACGGSSDCLGISYADSVKNGTAAVATAVNDFNKKCPKTKIVMLGFSQGAQIMDNAYCGGGDSIEGVKDVNVLISNEALGAVKVAIFMGDPRYVAGLPYEFAPRPQGFQCPNGGNIKSFCDSADPFCCNGNDPVAHLQYPSIYGDQIKQFNTINLDPGRLALANHSTLAYHQLQGRAAFDLIDGLFETRAIESLPSPSCHQTFTFSFTPVPRAQPESASSQKSIRHTLSSLHNVHPSIISNNGTLCLELQAIIHSHSEQNLTQPHPTQPNISTPFVPTHEYTHKQTKMDPPKPSPSTSSSKPPEKPSFPAIAPLPKTPRTFQTPTKRINTGTDLATFLTTTAYRDILLFLLQLNRSLCPRRNPTRPTGPSTTYPLSSVPSTPERGLPPSIARLQALLAEAEALIDLAPPDPGPRRFGNVSFRKWHELLAERAPALLSKHIPDSVLAFPATPSSEPPAAELLAYLLGSFGSAQRLDYGTGHELAFLAFLGSLYKLSYFADDTATTTTNNTAAASENGQPTTAAAAIAPDTSALDRTIVLGVIEPYLRVVRRLILTYTLEPAGSHGVWGLDDHSFLPYIFGSAQLAAPVSADSDPMPTEGSVRGAPKTGDIVKPAVVEDQRSENMYFSAVGFINDVKKGPFWEHSPILFDVSGVKDGWGKINKGMLKMFNAEVLQKFPVVQHFTFGSLFSWDQDPNAAPVSQSVHAANQPSYNYPATTAPPPPQAGAGTAAPWATAGGAGAGAVPIGRMPPPPPGGAGIPYSRQPPPPPSSAASARGPPPGMMAMPPGAQQARQGTADAQVALTKAPWANLNAWVEMEPEKSQRAKTLEIQLVDTPLSLLRCVYSVWRQQPADEKKRQRSYQRSESKKTI, translated from the exons ATGCAAAGTGTCATTGAGTCTGGCCCAAAGGCAATG TCCGATGAGGCGAAAGAAGCCAGCATCATGGCAGAGCAACCCTTACCCTCACACCACTTCGAAGCGTATCCGAGATGGGGGCTCACTCTCTTTAAACAACACACAGACTCGTCGAGCATGGAGGTCCATGTCAAACATCGACGTGTTCCAACCCAGATCGCTATCCAACTCCACTGCGTTTCACCCATAACCTATCGGACGCTGATCTCCTTCTGCAGCTCTCACTCGTTCATCGGTCTTTTTCAGCTGAAGTGGTCTCTTCTATCTACCTGGCAACAGTTGGAAACAATCGTGCCGATCGTGCATGATGCGGCTCAGCAACTGGAAGCCACAGGCCCACAGCCTTTTATTTTC TGTCGGAGCTTCTTTTGGCCATGGACTTATGGTGGCGACCGCATCCGTTTCGTCCCTACTCGATTCTTGGCCAGACGCGCCAAAACTGTGATGGGAAGCGCAAGGAAGAATGAGGCCGTCCTTGCCGGTGTGGGTGTCGAGGTGCCGGGCAATAG CAATCTACAACTACAAAGCAGGTTTTTGGCTTTTTCTGACATTTCAGAGTGGAAGAAAAGTTCAAACGGGGTCGGCAATTTCTCATTCGGCGAGGCTTGCATTTGTTATCATG GTCGATTCTTCACGAGCTCCTATCGACGAACGGCGCCGTCGCCCAAGATGCGTTTCAGTGTGGGAATTGCGTTCCTTCTCGGCCAGGCTATGGCCTCACCTCACTCGCTTCAGCAACTCCAGCAAAGACAAGACAAGAAAGACTGCCCACCAATTCATATCTTTGGAGCGCGAGAGACTACGGCACCGCCGGGTTTTGGTGCCGCGGCTGGCATCGTCGACGACCTCACCAAGGCGAATCAGGGGGCCACGAACGAGGCCATCAATTATCCCGCATGTGGAGGGTCGTCAGACTGTTTGGGAATCAGCTATGCGGACTCGGTGAAGAATGGGACGGCGGCTGTTGCCACGGCCGTGAATGACTTCAACAAGAAGTGCCCCAAGACGAAGATTGTTATGCTGGGGTTCTCTCAG GGTGCTCAAATCATGGACAACGCGTACTGCGGTGGTGGAGACAGCATTGAAGGGGTCAAGGACGTCAATGTTCTCATCTCCAATGAGGCACTCGGCGCGGTGAAGGTCGCCATCTTCATGGGTGACCCACGTTACGTCGCTGGCCTTCCTTACGAG TTTGCACCACGACCTCAGGGGTTTCAATGCCCGAACGGAGGCAACATCAAGTCATTCTGTGATTCAGCAGACCCGTTTTGCTGCAACGGCAATGATCCCGTTGCTCATCTACAGTATCCCAGCATCTACGGCGACCAGATTAAACAGTTT AACACCATCAACCTCGACCCAGGGAGACTTGCACTTGCAAACCATTCAACCTTGGCGTACCACCAACTTCAGGGCCGCGCGGCCTTTGATCTAATAGATGGCCTCTTCGAAACGAGGGCCATTGAGTCACTTCCGAGTCCTTCTTGTCATCAGACTTTTACCTTTTCTTTCACACCTGTACCAAGAGCTCAACCAGAG TCTGCTTCGAGCCAAAAGTCAATTCG GCACACTCTGTCGTCACTCCACAATGTTCACCCCTCCATCATCTCAAACAACGGGACGTTGTGCTTAGAGCTCCAAGCTATCATCCACAGTCACAGCGAGCAGAACCTCACACAACCACATCCAACCCAACCCAACATCTCAACCCCTTTCGTCCCAACCCACGAGTACACACACAAGCAAACCAAAATGGATCCTCCAAAACCATCACCATCAACCTCATCATCAAAACCACCCGAAAAACCATCCTTCCCCGCCATCGCACCCCTCCCAAAGACCCCGCGCACCTTTCAAACCCCCACCAAGCGCATCAACACCGGCACCGACCTGGCAACCTTTCTCACAACAACAGCCTACCGCGacatcctcctcttcctcctccagcTCAACCGCTCCCTCTGCCCGCGCCGCAACCCAACCCGCCCAACGGGCCCCTCCACAACCTACCCGCTCTCCTCCGTCCCCTCCACACCCGAACGCGGCCTCCCGCCCTCCATAGCCCGCCTCCAGGCCCTCCTCGCCGAAGCCGAAGCCCTCATCGACCTCGCGCCCCCGGACCCGGGCCCCCGCCGCTTCGGCAACGTCTCCTTCCGCAAGTGGCACGAGCTCCTCGCCGAACGCGCCCCCGCCCTGCTGTCCAAACACATCCCCGACTCCGTCCTCGCTTTCCCCGCGACGCCGTCCTCCGAGCCGCCCGCCGCCGAGCTCCTGGCGTACCTCCTCGGCTCCTTTGGCTCCGCGCAGCGCCTGGACTACGGAACGGGCCACGAGCTCGCCTTCCTCGCCTTCCTCGGCTCCCTCTACAAACTCTCCTACTTCGCCGACGAcaccgccaccaccaccacgaacaacaccgccgccgcctcagAAAATGGCCAACCAACTACCGCAGCCGCAGCAATAGCACCAGACACATCCGCCCTAGACCGCACCATCGTCCTCGGCGTAATCGAACCCTACCTCCGCGTCGTCCGCCGCCTCATCCTCACATACACCCTCGAGCCAGCAGGATCCCACGGCGTATGGGGCCTCGACGACCACTCCTTCCTCCCCTACATCTTCGGCTCCGCCCAGCTCGCGGCGCCCGTGTCCGCGGACTCGGACCCGATGCCGACGGAGGGCTCCGTCCGCGGCGCGCCCAAGACGGGGGACATTGTCAAGCCCGCCGTCGTCGAGGACCAGCGCTCCGAGAACATGTACTTCTCCGCCGTCGGGTTCATCAACGACGTGAAAAAGGGCCCGTTTTGGGAACACAGTCCCATCCTCTTTGACGTGTCTGGCGTCAAGGACGGCTGGGGCAAGATCAATAAG GGCATGCTCAAAATGTTCAACGCAGAGGTCCTCCAAAAGTTCCCCGTCGTCCAGCACTTCACGTTCGGCTCCCTCTTCTCCTGGGACCAAGACCCCAACGCCGCGCCCGTATCACAGTCCGTCCACGCCGCGAACCAGCCCTCGTACAACTACCCAGCAACAACGGCGCCTCCCCCACCCCAAGCCGGCGCAGGCACGGCCGCGCCGTGGGCGACAGCAGGTGGcgctggtgctggtgctgttCCGATAGGTCGCATgccccctcctccccctgGTGGCGCGGGAATACCCTACTCGCGacagccgccgccgccaccgtcATCCGCGGCTTCGGCGAGGGGGCCGCCGCCAGGTATGATGGCCATGCCTCCTGGCGCACAGCAGGCGAGGCAGGGCACGGCTGATGCGCAGGTTGCGTTGACCAAGGCGCCGTGGGCAAA TTTGAACGCATGGGTGGAGATGGAACCTGAAAAAAGCCAAAGGGCCAAGAC CCTGGAGATACAACTTGTAGATACACCGCTTTCGTTGCTCCGGTGTGTCTATAGCGTCTGGAGACAGCAGCCCGCGGACGAGAAGAAAAGACAAAGATCAT ACCAACGGTCTGAAAGCAAGAAAACCATCTAA
- a CDS encoding metal ion transporter metal ion transporter — translation MAPVQIDNKALVDFNQKSLLISAAAIAFNPLFWNIVARQEYKNKILTKLAGGRSQAACYGLAATIFSLGIFRDLLYERALRFQPAHPLLASDAVTYVGYALVACGNVLVLSSTWQLGITGTFLGDYFGILMDSIVTGFPFSITDAPMYNGSTLSFLGAALIYGKPAGILLTVWVFIVYQIALRYENPFTAGIYAKRDRERAAGKDTKKIRSPPGYCGDMGLGEPGQSASRTRSKSVVATWDTMKPTWLDEPVAEQGGSSRRSSVSPFTADYTISQTLHGQSHSESRRLSDVPPDFINLNAIASSQGTSASAEGFAPNTLKKQTRIDDEGPFSLLEGPTLPLPGHTVHKREENWINRRWSDLITFGKFVGPGFMIAVAYIDPGNYATDIAAGASYHFDLLFIVLLSNIVAIFLQALSIKLGTITGLDLATACRVFLPKWMNLTVYALAEIAIVATDMAVVIGTATAIHLLIPKLPLIACVVLTIVDVVFIVVFYRPDGSMRGLRLFEIGVCFLVLGVVVCFCIQLSLIENTTVGQVFRGYLPSSSIIQTQGLYQSCGILGATVMPHSLHLGSGVVQSRLKDFDMKEGNLQELPRSDTMTTVDSYNKVFYFPSMAAIKHCMKFSIAEIVFSLFIFALFVNSAILIVAGSALYQGQTSLASDIFGMHDLLANSISSAAGIIFAFALLLSGVSAGLVCTIAGQLVSEGALNWRMRPWLRRLATRLISVTPTVVVVAVAGQSGLSNALTGTQVVLSTVLPIITAPLIYFTSFDKYMTVVPGAASYESDTGVVPARRFSAVGVKMANSWWVTVLAVLLWLMITVMVVANLVLLVLNAHN, via the exons ATGGCGCCCGTCCAGATTGACAACAAGGCCCTGGTCGACTTCAACCAGAAGAGCCTACTCA TTTCTGCCGCTGCAATTGCCTTCAACCCGTTGTTCTGGAA CATCGTCGCAAGACAAG AGTACAAGAACAAGATCCTCACCAAGCTCGCTGGTGGACGTTCGCAAGCTGCATGCTACGGTCTGGCTGCCACCATCTTTTCTCTCGGCATTTTCCGTGATCTTCTCTACGAACGGGCTCTGCGCTTCCAGCCAGCCCACCCACTTCTCGCGTCCGATGCGGTGACCTATGTCGGATACGCCCTCGTGGCATGTGGCAACGTTCTCGTTCTCTCTTCGACATGGCAGCTGGGTATTACCGGCACGTTTCTCGGTGACTACTTCGGCATTTTGATGGACAGCATCGTGACTGGCTTCCCCTTCAGCATTACCGACGCCCCGATGTACAATGGGTCCACCTTGAGCTTCCTTGGCGCCGCCCTCATCTACGGCAAGCCCGCCGGCATCCTGCTGACTGTCTGGGTCTTCATCGTTTACCAAATTGCCCTGCGCTATGAGAACCCCTTTACTGCTGGCATCTATGCCAAGAGAGACCGCGAACGTGCTGCTGGCAAGGACACCAAGAAGATTAG GTCCCCGCCGGGATACTGCGGTGATATGGGTCTCGGTGAGCCCGGTCAGTCCG CATCGCGGACCAGATCAAAATCTGTCGTTGCTACCTGGGATACCATGAAGCCTACATGGCTGGATGAGCCCGTCGCTGAGCAAGGTGGCAGTTCCCGCCGATCCAGCGTCAGTCCTTTCACCGCCGACTACACCATCAGCCAAACTCTACATGGCCAGTCACACTCGGAGTCCAGGCGACTGAGTGACGTGCCACCGGATTTCATCAACCTCAATGCCATTGCATCTTCGCAGGGCACGTCGGCCAGCGCTGAGGGTTTTGCCCCGAATACGCTCAAGAAGCAGACGCGGATCGACGACGAGGGCCCGTTTTCGCTCCTTGAAGGACCGACACTTCCCTTGCCAGGCCATACCGTTCACAAGAGGGAGGAGAACTGGATCAACAGGCGATGGAGCGACCTCATCACATTTGGCAAGTTTGTGGGACCCGGGTTCATGATTGCCGTCGCATATA TTGATCCCGGAAACTACGCCACTGATATCGCCGCCGGGGCTTCCTATCACTTTGACCTGCTGTTCATCGTTCTGCTGAGCAACATTGTTGCGATATTCCTCCAGGCGCTGTCTATCAAACTCGGGACCATCACAGGCCTCGACTTGGCGACCGCCTGCCGCGTCTTCCTCCCGAAATGGATGAACCTCACCGTCTACGCACTCGCCGAGATTGCCATTGTCGCGACGGATATGGCGGTCGTCATTGGAACTGCAACGGCTATACACCTGCTTATACCAAAGTTGCCGTTGATCGCCTGCGTCGTTCTCACCATTGTGGACGTTGTCTTCATCGTCGTCTTTTACCGCCCTGATGGTTCGATGCGCGGCCTACGGCTGTTTGAGATTGGCGTTTGTTTCCTTGTTTTGGGCGTCGTCGTTTGCTTCTGTATTCAGCTTTCGTTGATTGAGAATACGACCGTCGGTCAGGTGTTTCGCGGATACCTCCCGTCCAGCTCCATCATCCAGACTCAGGG ATTATATCAGTCTTGTGGAATCTTGGGCGCAACAGTCATGCCTCACAGCCTCCACCTCGGCTCGGGCGTCGTCCAGTCCCGCCTCAAAGACTTTGACATGAAGGAGGGTAATCTCCAGGAACTCCCCCGCTCCGACACAATGACCACCGTCGACAGCTACAACAAGGTCTTTTACTTCCCCTCCATGGCCGCCATAAAGCACTGCATGAAGTTCTCCATCGCCGAGATCGTCTTCTCCCTCTTCATCTTTGCGCTCTTCGTCAACTCGGCCATTCTCATCGTGGCGGGTTCAGCGCTCTACCAGGGCCAGACGTCTCTCGCCTCTGACATCTTCGGTATGCACGACTTACTTGCCAACAGCATCTCCTCCGCCGCTGGGATCATCTTTGCCTTTGCCCTCCTTTTGTCAGGCGTATCCGCAGGCCTGGTATGCACCATCGCCGGCCAGCTCGTCAGCGAGGGGGCGCTCAACTGGCGCATGCGGCCCTGGCTCCGCCGCCTCGCGACGCGCCTCATAAGCGTCACGCCGACcgttgtcgtcgtcgccgtcgcGGGGCAATCCGGGCTCAGCAACGCCTTGACGGGCACGCAGGTGGTGCTTAGCACCGTGTTGCCCATCATCACGGCGCCGCTGATTTATTTCACGTCGTTTGACAAGTACATGACTGTCGTACCCGGCGCCGCGAGCTACGAGTCTGATACGGGCGTCGTGCCGGCGCGGCGGTTTAGTGCTGTTGGGGTGAAGATGGCGAATTCGTGGTGGGTTACGGTGCTTGCTGTTTTGCTTTGGTTGATGATTACTGTCATGGTTGTGGCGAATCTGGTGTTGTTGGTGTTGAATGCTCATAATTGA